The following are encoded together in the Capsulimonas corticalis genome:
- a CDS encoding alpha/beta fold hydrolase, producing the protein MNFDNETKISDFHGFTCHEFQLSGREARVAEPKTALPGRPWIWRTMFWDAFPSADIALLERGFHVGYVDPGDTYANAEALALYDALYDLLTTRYGFSKKPALEGLSRGGFCAYRWTYFNTDKVGCIYGDAPLCDINALSRHGEAWRNIMNAYGASDDAQMKTLEGNPIDSLPMLAAAHIPIIHVCGDEDTAAVNADNNDIVQARYPALGGEFTLIMKQGCPHHPHGLKDPTLVADFIVAHCAEGAALVAAMERAPKSGAVISIPAGEW; encoded by the coding sequence ATGAATTTCGATAACGAAACCAAAATCTCGGACTTCCATGGCTTCACATGCCATGAGTTCCAATTGAGCGGCCGCGAAGCGCGTGTCGCCGAGCCGAAGACCGCGCTTCCGGGCCGCCCCTGGATCTGGCGGACGATGTTCTGGGACGCCTTTCCGAGCGCCGATATCGCCCTGCTGGAGCGCGGCTTCCATGTCGGCTATGTCGATCCCGGAGATACTTACGCGAACGCCGAAGCGCTCGCGCTGTACGATGCTTTGTACGATTTGTTAACCACGCGATACGGCTTTTCGAAGAAGCCGGCGCTGGAGGGACTGAGTCGAGGCGGCTTCTGCGCTTACCGTTGGACGTACTTTAATACCGATAAAGTCGGCTGTATCTACGGGGACGCGCCGCTGTGCGATATCAATGCATTGAGCCGGCATGGAGAAGCCTGGCGCAATATCATGAACGCCTACGGCGCTTCCGACGACGCTCAGATGAAGACGCTCGAAGGCAATCCAATCGATAGCCTGCCGATGCTCGCCGCCGCGCATATCCCCATCATCCATGTCTGCGGCGATGAAGACACGGCCGCCGTCAACGCCGATAATAACGACATCGTTCAGGCGCGCTATCCGGCGCTGGGCGGGGAGTTCACGCTGATCATGAAGCAGGGCTGCCCGCATCATCCTCATGGCCTGAAGGATCCCACGCTGGTCGCCGATTTTATTGTCGCCCATTGCGCGGAGGGCGCCGCGCTGGTCGCGGCGATGGAGCGCGCTCCGAAATCGGGCGCGGTCATTTCTATCCCCGCCGGTGAGTGGTGA
- a CDS encoding glycosyl hydrolase family 95 catalytic domain-containing protein codes for MNLKSLAAAALSLVSLAYWTVPAIAAPAMQSFNSAAGVMDVDYAHYLSKHDIVFNKPITNPLYGVTVGNGRLGAMVWNTDGLTMQVSGVDASEETAFSSGVIHLSAAPGMDAGAAKFQQRLSLYDGVLTTKYDADRTVTVMGAPNSEVMGVHVDDRRAGVSAVTLDLSLWDVDKLGGGDVPNMDTWRTVTTYADATGIGLSRGQADPNNFGYTLAASVEGAKFTAQTIGPNKVRLVITPSSHYTIWIACASRLNAPGHNSIPQAQRLLTGVKSKGYAATLSSYENWWHAFWAKSFVQYSNASGDADYLENMYYLYTYMIAAGGYANYPFHFINGAYSAVADQHSSKWSVAYWFWNQRDVYNSFLASNHVAVIDGFNNLYSRNFDALKSYTKTKYGIDGIWVPETMGWDGNARHTDDSDFTKNIYSTGTEAANNMYDRYRYTNDDSYLRTTAYPFMKEIAKFYTSKLTKNADTGKYEMLISNAHETYWRVKNAITDLAAVRSLFPVAISSSETLGVDADLRAQWRDVLANLAPYPVADDGLSYLPHDPPAIKMTNGENITSELLWPYSVTGIGSPDYAKALNNWNSRPNPYSNVWSPDAIQAARLGLGDAAYQGLKVMLEIYQTYPNGRTDNTNGEFEYMGVHLLAMNESLLQSYNDKIRVFPAAPSDTSFVGRFTLLAKGGFLVSSERDNAGVKYVGVKSLYGNPATLVNPWVGQAVIVRNASGGAVLKSSDPELQFTTTANTVYIVERASKPLSAYKRVTLTGKANGDAKFLTTTAMIGSSTLARPDTGKYEAEAAELTQCFASSDLAASNVREVTNMRLGSAVTFRNVRAGGKLSIQYCTFSDPGKLTLYVNGTRIQDVVFPATKSWTGTYAITTVAVPIPKGATVTLRYDDGDSGVNLDYLRIEGS; via the coding sequence ATGAATCTCAAATCTCTGGCGGCGGCCGCGCTTTCCCTCGTGTCGCTGGCGTACTGGACCGTTCCGGCCATCGCCGCCCCGGCCATGCAATCGTTCAACTCCGCCGCCGGCGTGATGGATGTGGACTACGCGCATTACCTTTCCAAGCACGACATCGTTTTCAATAAGCCGATCACGAATCCCCTGTACGGCGTTACCGTGGGCAACGGCCGCCTCGGCGCGATGGTCTGGAACACGGACGGGCTGACGATGCAGGTGAGCGGCGTGGACGCCTCCGAGGAGACGGCGTTTTCCTCCGGCGTGATCCATCTGAGCGCGGCGCCGGGAATGGACGCCGGCGCGGCGAAGTTCCAGCAGCGCCTTTCGCTCTACGACGGCGTTCTCACGACGAAATACGACGCCGATCGCACCGTGACGGTGATGGGAGCGCCCAACTCGGAAGTGATGGGCGTCCATGTGGACGATCGGCGCGCGGGCGTCTCCGCCGTCACGCTGGATCTCAGTTTGTGGGATGTCGATAAGCTCGGGGGCGGCGATGTTCCCAATATGGACACGTGGCGCACCGTGACCACTTACGCCGACGCGACCGGGATCGGCCTCAGCCGTGGGCAGGCGGATCCGAATAACTTCGGCTACACGCTCGCGGCGTCCGTCGAAGGCGCGAAGTTCACCGCTCAGACCATCGGGCCCAACAAAGTCCGGCTGGTCATCACGCCGTCTTCCCACTATACGATCTGGATCGCCTGCGCCAGCCGTCTCAATGCGCCCGGTCACAACTCCATCCCGCAAGCGCAGCGTTTGCTCACGGGCGTCAAGAGCAAGGGGTATGCGGCCACGCTATCGAGCTATGAGAACTGGTGGCATGCGTTCTGGGCGAAGTCCTTTGTCCAGTACTCCAACGCGTCCGGCGACGCCGATTATCTGGAAAACATGTACTACCTCTATACGTACATGATTGCCGCCGGCGGCTACGCCAATTATCCGTTCCACTTCATCAACGGCGCTTACAGCGCCGTGGCGGATCAGCACAGCAGCAAATGGAGCGTGGCGTACTGGTTCTGGAACCAGCGCGACGTCTACAATTCGTTCCTGGCGAGCAACCACGTGGCCGTGATCGACGGATTCAACAATCTGTACTCGCGCAACTTCGACGCCCTCAAATCTTACACCAAGACCAAGTATGGCATTGACGGCATCTGGGTTCCGGAGACGATGGGGTGGGACGGCAACGCGCGCCATACCGACGACAGCGATTTCACCAAGAACATCTATTCGACCGGAACCGAAGCGGCGAACAATATGTACGATCGTTATCGATATACGAACGACGACTCGTATCTGCGCACGACCGCGTATCCGTTTATGAAGGAAATCGCGAAGTTCTATACGAGCAAGCTGACCAAAAACGCGGATACCGGCAAATATGAAATGCTGATATCCAACGCGCATGAGACCTACTGGCGCGTGAAGAACGCGATCACGGATCTCGCCGCCGTGCGCAGCTTGTTTCCGGTGGCGATTTCTTCGAGCGAAACGCTGGGCGTGGACGCCGATCTGCGCGCGCAGTGGCGGGACGTGCTGGCCAACCTCGCCCCATATCCCGTCGCCGACGATGGACTGAGCTATCTGCCGCACGATCCGCCGGCGATCAAGATGACCAACGGCGAGAACATCACCAGCGAACTGCTCTGGCCCTACAGTGTCACGGGGATTGGTTCGCCCGACTATGCAAAGGCGCTGAACAACTGGAACAGCCGTCCGAACCCATACAGCAATGTCTGGTCCCCCGACGCAATCCAGGCGGCCCGTCTCGGGCTGGGCGACGCGGCCTATCAAGGGCTGAAGGTGATGCTGGAGATCTACCAGACCTATCCCAACGGGCGAACGGACAACACCAACGGCGAATTCGAGTATATGGGCGTGCACTTGCTCGCGATGAATGAATCCCTGCTGCAAAGCTACAACGACAAGATCCGCGTGTTTCCGGCGGCGCCGAGCGACACATCCTTCGTAGGCCGCTTTACGCTTCTCGCCAAGGGCGGCTTCCTGGTCAGCTCCGAGCGGGACAACGCGGGCGTCAAATATGTCGGGGTCAAGAGCCTATACGGCAATCCGGCGACGCTGGTGAATCCCTGGGTCGGTCAGGCGGTCATCGTCCGAAACGCGTCGGGCGGCGCCGTGCTGAAGTCCTCGGATCCCGAACTCCAATTCACGACGACGGCGAACACCGTTTACATCGTCGAACGGGCCTCGAAGCCGCTGAGCGCCTACAAGCGCGTCACGCTGACGGGAAAAGCGAACGGCGACGCGAAGTTCCTGACCACAACGGCGATGATCGGCTCATCCACCCTGGCGCGTCCGGACACGGGCAAATACGAGGCGGAAGCCGCTGAGCTGACGCAGTGCTTTGCATCGTCGGATCTCGCGGCGTCCAACGTCCGGGAAGTGACGAATATGCGGCTCGGCTCCGCCGTCACGTTCCGCAATGTTCGCGCGGGCGGTAAACTCTCGATTCAGTACTGCACCTTCAGCGATCCCGGCAAGCTGACGCTCTATGTCAATGGAACGCGCATTCAAGATGTGGTTTTTCCGGCGACAAAGAGCTGGACGGGGACTTACGCGATCACTACGGTTGCGGTTCCGATTCCTAAAGGGGCGACGGTCACGCTGCGATATGATGACGGCGACTCCGGCGTCAATCTCGACTACCTGCGCATCGAGGGCTCCTGA
- a CDS encoding DUF1559 domain-containing protein, producing MKLGFTLIELLVVIAIIAILAAILFPVFAKAREKARQISCLSNEKQIGLGLLMYSQDYDEYFPASTYFSGITLNSGVWTNTMLLAQPYIKSKNVWSCPSNPYNKFSMNYATQDDAFTSYALNMQLFDKTYYGAPHNSGFIDKPSNKIMIAESVAYANGGADPPAGNGAHYTSMGWSYWDGDADGFAREGFCHNTGTMNVVYCDGHAKAVRPEQTAGANGQVNAWGIFTDNGGGSCNGLWLAGGLNCDNYSPGATQDLANLRKKWAP from the coding sequence ATGAAGCTGGGCTTCACGCTGATCGAATTACTAGTAGTTATTGCTATAATTGCGATTCTTGCCGCCATCCTATTTCCGGTCTTCGCGAAGGCGCGCGAAAAGGCGCGGCAAATCAGCTGCCTTTCCAATGAGAAACAAATCGGCCTGGGGCTGCTGATGTACTCCCAGGACTACGATGAGTATTTCCCGGCGTCGACGTATTTTTCCGGCATCACCTTGAACAGCGGCGTGTGGACGAACACCATGCTGCTGGCGCAGCCTTATATCAAATCCAAAAACGTCTGGTCCTGTCCAAGCAATCCGTATAACAAGTTCTCGATGAACTATGCGACGCAGGATGACGCCTTCACATCCTACGCGCTCAATATGCAGCTGTTCGACAAAACCTACTATGGCGCCCCGCACAACAGCGGATTTATCGACAAGCCGTCCAACAAGATCATGATCGCGGAATCCGTCGCCTACGCCAACGGCGGCGCCGATCCGCCGGCGGGAAATGGCGCGCATTACACCTCGATGGGCTGGTCCTACTGGGACGGCGATGCGGACGGCTTCGCGCGAGAGGGCTTCTGCCACAACACCGGAACCATGAACGTGGTGTACTGCGACGGTCATGCGAAGGCCGTCCGACCGGAGCAGACGGCGGGCGCCAACGGACAGGTAAACGCCTGGGGCATCTTTACCGACAACGGCGGCGGCTCATGCAATGGGCTGTGGCTCGCGGGCGGCTTGAACTGCGACAACTACTCTCCCGGCGCCACGCAGGATCTTGCGAACCTGCGCAAGAAGTGGGCTCCATAG